A genomic window from Osmia bicornis bicornis chromosome 4, iOsmBic2.1, whole genome shotgun sequence includes:
- the LOC114882802 gene encoding MOB kinase activator-like 2 isoform X2 has protein sequence MLRSPARVVLQDSSASTSSTLSAPPTPVHHGAASGSGTASGSSSSVSSRLSLLDTCHRKIRFFGELVAKARRKEKDAGTTEDPKLYLEEAALERQLPELDLRMLVDLPPGLDYNEWLASHTLALFDHINLVYGTISEFCTMTGCPDMTGPGLRTYLWFDEKGKKTRVAAPQYIDYVMTFTQRTVSDETIFPTKYANEFPSSFESIVRKILRLLYHVVAHIYHCHFREVALLGLHAHLNCVFAHLTLLNQRFNLIDPKETEILGDLEAALLGDSTSSSAPSQTLAIQETPTTAT, from the exons ATGCTACGTTCACCGGCACGCGTCGTTCTTCAGGATTCTTCCGCTTCGACGTCCTCGACCCTGTCGGCTCCACCGACGCCGGTTCACCACGGCGCCGCTTCCGGTTCAGGCACCGCCTCTGGCTCCAGCTCCAGCGTCTCCTCGCGTCTTTCTCTTCTCGACACCTGCCACAGGAAGATCAGGTTCTTCGGCGAGCTTGTCGC AAAAGCCCGACGAAAGGAGAAGGATGCGGGAACCACAGAAGATCCGAAATTGTACCTCGAGGAGGCGGCTCTTGAAAGGCAGCTGCCAGAACTGGACCTGAGGATGTTGGTCGATCTACCACCAGGTTTGGACTACAACGAGTGGCTGGCCTCTCACACCCTGGCACTATTCGATCACATAAACCTCGTTTACGGAACGATATCTGAATTTTGCACGATGACGGGCTGTCCCGACATGACTGGTCCTGGCTTAAG AACTTATCTGTGGTTCGATGAGAAGGGAAAGAAAACGAGAGTGGCAGCGCCACAATATATAGATTATGTTATGACTTTTACACAACGCACCGTTAGTGACGAAACTATATTTCCTACCAAGTATG CAAATGAATTTCCTAGCTCGTTCGAATCGATAGTGCGTAAGATCCTGCGGCTACTGTACCACGTGGTGGCACACATTTACCACTGCCACTTCAGAGAGGTAGCACTCTTGGGGTTGCACGCTCACCTCAATTGTGTGTTTGCCCACCTCACGCTCCTTAATCAACGCTTCAACCTGATCGATCCGAAGGAAACGGAGATCTTAGGGGACTTGGAGGCAGCTCTCTTGG GTGACTCGACGTCATCATCAGCGCCTTCACAGACCTTAGCCATCCAGGAGACTCCGACCACAGCCACCTAG